A window from Leptothermofonsia sichuanensis E412 encodes these proteins:
- a CDS encoding WD40/YVTN/BNR-like repeat-containing protein: protein MPLPERLYNLLPGIYQSYDALQGEPLRALLALLEQELALLETDIDRLYDNWFIETCEDWVVPYIGDLLNTQRLYSRSPRRGQERRAFVANTLAYRRRKGTAVVLEQLALNVSGWHGRAVEYLQLLARTPDLTTGAETAPGTVDLRRASQLSTFNSPFETGAFTTEVRSRPSQGNYHPNGVGLFLWRLQSYPLKRVRACPITLISGKWRGYCYSFSPLGHDRVPLFNQPQTKSLVTAPTREIHVPGILSRVTLAQEIRQRRYQRAIGNGSNPQGYFGTNPVLQVFLDGQTDALLPEQILIANLDQWESPDWLLPQSDITDLPAVPYEVAIDPELGRLVVLHRPLPTRVEVSFAYGFSGDVGGGPYSRPLLPATPQEVVWPVQQEPPFADNPLAAAIAQWHATTADWQACRAQTCLVLAKLTVPALPSIDLDASVRQPEFRPGIITGLEVLAAAGADGVIVNAGQAIDVRGQIITLRERYWIPLGRYRNQTVLILAARPCRGAAATETVQTETVPITVVPVTLAAMYSNRTYIHLSLLSVDTSGNVISQSTSQRVLFRAGIIKGLEVKLDEPFNHLVVAPGLAVNQQGKLIRVGINDRIKFPAQRQDPTLLLLSRRVELGKPEAQERRGQSWQLDLIADTPEAATQFPIERFLRLVRIPASEGKWDPIAMHPPSPASDNIGAASAIPIRPTFQSGIVWGLTVIAYPGQTRAIVTPGLAIGTQGETISVPGYQRLRWRRHHDTTLWIFLLYESTSPTATWRLTLTTKRPPASAIPLAALTLDGQGRLRELPRVDMRPRFVPGIVLPNPGLQVSQGTARNTPLLNPDGLQVELSDSPLAVQIAPGVAVDSQGRVITLRQSQIFDLSPYPGQTMLLFLAQDARQGWRLGAVVEEAAVGKIVLHDNGTYGKTDWQITVPPGKKLHILAANGYRPHLWGNLTVQGGDELHQNPGELFLEGLLLEGQLTVLPGDLACLSINHCTLVPQQGGCVVQSMPVSAQPIDLDEWSIIALTMYYIHLICQLIALNLNPKLAPIQVLTQLIQLGIQRMRYVITELWQVWRSPPSSGADFSHPGGVTANHEQLTLVINGSICGAIRIDAAIEQLMISESIVDAGAPFDQRLAITAPSSHVVLTNTTVLGGTLALSLAAHNSLFTQAVAVWRKQIGCLRYCYVPDESQTPRRYHCQPDRVLEHRLDQLPAPVTALAAGLDGGNRLWLFAGTATGGVWYSRDQGTTWEVASQGLMNPQVRTLAIDPERRQLYAGTTGGFIFVAEYGQNRSPQDQRLVWEPLMRVRSDVSPDPTSPNITHINQIVIESGELFVATLGGRIFRSSDWTAPQTGLEAAIWNINALAICPKTRGLFAGTAGTGVYYSSDRNRTWHKPGNLNLTNQTITALAIAEDGRLFAGTSGPSTRDSGLYYSTNYGESWTFVSLPLHQRNITVIVTDREVVFAGTLNGGLLRSRDRGKTWDSLTRLPHHQITALTIAPNGWIMAGAAGGMIWRSADQGDNWATIHQGFNHAAAKLNLLNQLQPSFTSREYGEPGYAQLSLTCADEIRMGAEDSAEMGCFNALKQPQRIANLRTSLNEYLRFGLTTGIFYIT, encoded by the coding sequence ATGCCTCTTCCAGAACGCCTTTACAACCTGCTCCCCGGTATCTATCAGAGTTATGATGCGCTCCAGGGTGAACCCCTGCGGGCGTTGCTGGCATTGCTGGAACAGGAACTGGCGCTCCTGGAAACAGATATCGATCGCCTCTACGATAACTGGTTCATTGAAACCTGTGAAGATTGGGTGGTGCCTTACATTGGGGACTTACTCAATACCCAACGGCTGTACAGCCGCAGTCCACGTCGAGGTCAGGAGCGACGAGCCTTTGTGGCAAATACCCTGGCGTATCGACGGCGCAAAGGGACGGCAGTTGTTCTGGAACAGCTTGCCCTTAATGTGAGCGGCTGGCATGGGCGGGCTGTGGAGTATTTGCAGTTACTTGCCCGCACCCCAGACCTGACCACTGGTGCCGAAACTGCTCCTGGAACTGTAGACTTGCGGCGCGCCTCTCAGTTGAGTACGTTCAACAGCCCGTTTGAAACTGGCGCGTTTACCACCGAGGTGCGATCGCGGCCATCCCAGGGCAACTATCACCCCAATGGTGTCGGGTTATTTCTCTGGCGACTGCAAAGCTATCCCTTAAAGCGGGTCAGGGCCTGTCCAATCACCCTGATCTCCGGGAAATGGCGGGGCTACTGCTACAGCTTCAGTCCTCTGGGACACGATCGCGTGCCGCTGTTCAATCAACCGCAAACGAAGTCTCTGGTGACCGCCCCTACCAGAGAAATTCATGTACCGGGTATCCTCAGCCGTGTCACCCTTGCCCAGGAAATCCGGCAGCGGCGATACCAGCGGGCGATCGGGAATGGGTCCAATCCGCAGGGCTATTTTGGCACCAATCCAGTTCTCCAGGTTTTTCTGGATGGGCAAACAGATGCCCTGTTACCGGAACAGATCCTGATCGCCAATCTGGATCAGTGGGAGTCCCCCGATTGGCTGTTGCCCCAGAGTGACATTACAGACCTGCCAGCCGTCCCCTATGAGGTTGCCATTGATCCAGAACTGGGACGGCTGGTGGTTTTGCATCGTCCGCTTCCCACGCGGGTGGAGGTGAGTTTTGCCTATGGATTCAGTGGGGATGTGGGGGGTGGTCCTTACAGCCGTCCGCTGTTACCAGCAACCCCCCAGGAGGTGGTGTGGCCGGTACAGCAGGAGCCGCCTTTTGCCGATAATCCGCTGGCGGCAGCGATCGCCCAATGGCACGCCACCACGGCTGACTGGCAGGCATGTCGAGCACAGACCTGTCTTGTGCTGGCAAAGCTAACGGTGCCTGCCCTGCCCTCGATTGACCTGGACGCCAGTGTCCGTCAACCAGAATTTCGACCCGGCATTATCACCGGGCTGGAGGTGCTGGCAGCGGCTGGAGCAGATGGGGTGATAGTCAATGCTGGACAGGCGATCGACGTGCGGGGACAGATCATCACACTCAGAGAACGCTACTGGATACCCCTGGGTCGCTACCGCAATCAAACCGTCCTGATTCTGGCTGCCCGTCCCTGCCGTGGAGCGGCGGCAACAGAGACAGTGCAGACAGAGACGGTGCCCATCACCGTTGTTCCGGTGACGCTGGCGGCGATGTATTCCAATCGAACCTATATTCACCTCAGTTTGTTGTCAGTTGATACCAGCGGTAACGTCATCAGCCAATCCACCAGTCAGCGAGTCCTGTTTCGAGCAGGAATTATCAAAGGGCTGGAGGTGAAACTGGATGAGCCGTTCAATCATCTGGTGGTTGCTCCTGGATTGGCGGTGAATCAGCAAGGAAAATTAATTCGGGTTGGCATCAACGATCGGATTAAATTTCCAGCCCAGCGACAAGACCCCACGCTGCTCCTGCTCTCGCGGCGGGTGGAATTGGGCAAACCAGAGGCTCAGGAACGACGCGGGCAATCATGGCAACTGGATTTAATCGCAGATACACCGGAGGCGGCGACTCAATTTCCGATAGAGCGGTTCCTGCGGCTGGTTCGCATTCCTGCCTCGGAAGGGAAATGGGACCCGATCGCCATGCATCCTCCATCCCCGGCCAGCGACAACATCGGAGCCGCATCTGCGATTCCAATTCGCCCAACCTTTCAATCTGGAATTGTGTGGGGGCTGACGGTAATTGCCTATCCTGGCCAAACGCGAGCGATTGTCACACCGGGATTGGCGATCGGCACTCAAGGCGAAACGATTTCGGTACCGGGCTATCAACGCCTGCGCTGGCGAAGACATCACGACACCACACTCTGGATATTTTTGCTCTACGAATCGACCTCGCCCACTGCTACCTGGCGGCTAACGCTGACCACTAAACGCCCACCCGCTTCTGCCATTCCCCTGGCCGCCCTGACGCTGGATGGGCAGGGACGCCTGCGGGAACTCCCCCGGGTTGACATGCGCCCCCGGTTCGTACCCGGGATTGTTCTGCCCAACCCTGGTTTGCAAGTTTCGCAGGGCACCGCGAGGAATACCCCGCTCCTAAACCCAGACGGGTTGCAGGTTGAGTTGAGCGACAGTCCACTGGCCGTGCAGATCGCCCCAGGGGTCGCAGTGGACTCCCAGGGACGGGTGATCACCCTCCGTCAATCCCAGATTTTTGATCTCAGCCCCTATCCGGGGCAGACCATGCTGCTTTTCCTGGCTCAGGATGCTCGTCAGGGATGGCGTCTGGGAGCGGTTGTGGAAGAAGCCGCTGTGGGCAAAATTGTGCTGCACGACAATGGCACCTATGGCAAAACGGATTGGCAGATCACGGTGCCGCCCGGAAAAAAACTGCACATTCTGGCAGCCAACGGTTACCGTCCGCACCTGTGGGGGAATCTCACGGTCCAGGGCGGTGACGAACTGCACCAGAATCCCGGTGAACTATTTCTAGAGGGGTTACTTCTGGAAGGACAACTGACGGTGTTACCGGGGGATTTAGCCTGTCTGTCGATCAACCATTGCACCCTCGTACCGCAGCAGGGCGGCTGTGTGGTTCAGTCTATGCCTGTTTCAGCACAGCCAATCGACCTGGATGAGTGGTCCATCATTGCTCTGACAATGTACTACATTCACCTGATCTGCCAGTTGATCGCCCTTAATCTCAACCCCAAACTGGCTCCCATTCAGGTGTTGACCCAGTTGATTCAACTAGGCATTCAACGGATGCGCTATGTGATTACGGAATTGTGGCAGGTCTGGCGATCGCCCCCATCTTCTGGCGCTGACTTCTCCCATCCAGGGGGGGTGACGGCCAATCACGAGCAATTGACGCTGGTGATTAATGGCAGTATCTGTGGTGCCATTCGGATCGATGCCGCCATTGAGCAACTGATGATTAGCGAAAGCATTGTTGATGCTGGGGCACCATTCGATCAACGATTGGCGATCACGGCTCCCAGCAGCCATGTTGTCCTCACCAACACCACTGTCTTAGGCGGCACCCTGGCTCTGAGCTTGGCGGCGCATAATTCGCTGTTTACTCAGGCCGTTGCCGTCTGGCGTAAACAAATTGGCTGTCTGCGGTACTGTTATGTTCCAGATGAATCTCAAACACCCCGGCGCTACCATTGCCAGCCTGATCGGGTATTAGAGCATCGGTTAGATCAGTTACCGGCTCCAGTGACGGCCCTGGCGGCGGGACTGGATGGGGGGAACCGGCTGTGGCTATTTGCGGGGACCGCCACCGGCGGGGTCTGGTACTCCCGTGACCAGGGCACAACCTGGGAAGTGGCCAGTCAGGGATTAATGAATCCCCAGGTTCGAACGCTGGCGATCGACCCGGAGCGTCGCCAACTCTATGCTGGTACCACCGGCGGCTTTATTTTTGTCGCTGAGTATGGTCAGAATCGATCCCCCCAGGACCAGAGGCTTGTCTGGGAGCCGTTGATGCGCGTCCGCAGTGATGTTAGTCCCGATCCGACCAGTCCAAACATTACCCATATCAACCAGATTGTTATCGAGTCAGGCGAGTTGTTTGTGGCCACGCTGGGAGGGCGAATCTTTCGCTCCTCGGACTGGACGGCTCCCCAGACGGGCTTGGAAGCTGCCATCTGGAATATTAACGCCCTTGCCATCTGTCCCAAAACCAGGGGGTTATTTGCCGGGACAGCCGGGACAGGCGTATATTACTCGTCCGATCGCAATCGAACCTGGCACAAACCCGGCAATCTAAATTTGACCAATCAAACCATTACAGCATTAGCCATTGCTGAAGATGGCAGATTGTTTGCAGGCACCAGTGGACCCTCCACCAGAGATAGTGGACTCTACTATTCCACCAACTATGGAGAGAGCTGGACGTTTGTTAGCCTGCCGCTGCATCAACGCAACATCACGGTAATCGTGACGGACAGGGAGGTTGTGTTTGCAGGCACCCTGAATGGAGGGTTATTGCGCTCCCGCGATCGCGGCAAAACCTGGGATTCGCTGACCCGCTTACCCCATCATCAGATTACTGCTCTGACTATCGCGCCCAATGGCTGGATCATGGCGGGTGCCGCTGGCGGAATGATCTGGCGATCAGCGGACCAGGGAGATAACTGGGCTACCATCCATCAGGGGTTTAACCATGCCGCAGCAAAACTCAACCTCCTGAATCAACTGCAACCCAGCTTTACCTCCAGGGAATACGGCGAACCGGGCTATGCTCAACTCAGCCTCACCTGTGCTGATGAAATTCGGATGGGGGCAGAAGATAGCGCTGAGATGGGCTGCTTTAATGCCTTAAAGCAACCTCAGCGAATTGCCAATTTGCGGACCAGCCTGAACGAATATCTGCGCTTCGGCTTAACCACGGGCATTTTTTACATCACCTAG
- a CDS encoding putative baseplate assembly protein, giving the protein MSNSPQRPRNPPGLAALVYRVSDYTQAKQRALESLYIAIPPATSTLAALRTRDGDDATIALIDAWAMVIDVLTFYQERIANEGYWRTATERRSLLELARTIGCELQPGVAASTWVMFTVESTPTAPTQVTVPKGTQIASVPGENEQSQTFETSEPLTARVDWNLLKPRLTRPQTLTPQTQQVYLQGTNTQLQVGDRVLLIDEPGQGEFLPAKGELLTLTAVELLTASEQTRIAWEPPLATVPRRPRLFAFRQQAALFGNLAPRWETLPAETKQRYSPVKGGSFRLTGQAWRSVTIGLPSLDVRCLAVKPPHFLFAGTLGGGVFRSLDRGESWQAMTIGLSNLAIETLYCSEQGQVFAGTPGGGVFRSRDNGETWTAINSGTVRVQATGPNSWESVNTALPNTVVRCLLAYTVLASLEFLFVGTDDGVYRSPDQGQNWYSKGLGARVVHALLQSAPLEQPGQGTVKSVPKETDKAQSLTGLQIEAAPFEPALKTGQLIRIDGTDYIITTIDHPQNILTIYPPLAKALDQATSFERLPSYYLYAATDQGVYRSADHGNQWALSSQAFTAPTTCLALLPQTADLFAGTASDGVYRSRDGGDSWERRWTSTDHLGITALAVYPHETDGTRLYAGTSSGRLFVSIDRGEIWQECDMAPIATGVLAMASSPEDLFVGTRFSGFANTDWSPSGQPVDPTTAITPSPPTTALDLNALYPQILPDSWIVLLNHGLPNQPQMQPLQVQTVNTTLATGFTLAAQVTHLTFQTSFDPNHYHPQTTIVLAQSEPLTLAATSLTLESQQAQIERAIATMGARALNPAMQAGCFQDPIGRNYIFLEQFVQGLQPGQKLIVSGQHPRLEILQVGGVFWRQTLGEAWQRYNQGLSNLSVLSLLTTQQGILAGTTNGLFRQQSSTLPWEAIADTPSADKDMLAACPIRVLHRMASGVLLAGTESGLWRSQDGGLTWKALNQFLPPAPVFALTSAPNAASNAAPDGDQASEILYLATAHTMFRSLDQGESWVAINRNLFAAQVQSLAVNTQGHLFAGTQQHGVFRSLDQGDTWTLVGYSGKSGTGAISSTGRIVVGTGTVFSEELQPGNLLIALGQTRTIVGLDPDQPNSCLTIDEPFAAPGLPAGTPFMLSTGLTNLNVTALATCARSGTGSVSVTGTRVTGKETDFLQELRIGDAITVGNQSGVVIEIASGTQCTLATAFERAITDQPFTTPMVFAGTAGGGVFRSSNNGERWQAMNQGLTDLTVTTLIAYEHPGRASLWIAGTTIAASSRIPVPVEALMGALITVARQTRRVTAILDEGLSEITFSINVAFDLPSQPRWSLPGFPFMAVGSQFMAEDTDYTVQTLMAGTERGGMFYSLNQGERWIADSAGLTNTAIRAIAPPQQAADPCLVGGVGILPSPDGLESVSLAPGDSLQVLAAPTVLPSPVALRWHLRNVNGFEGILTSTTAADVTLHPALATDEVNSELVTLLTPVSDQQTPVALFQDPLQACYDPASVGVHANVVAATHGETIAGEPEVLGSGDGTLANQRFFLKKPPLTCVSAATATGIASSLEVRVNDLLWKSVPALYGLQPTDQVYLVQTDNEGNTSITFGDGINGARLPSGVDNVVATYRSGIGVAGNLAAGKISLLKTRPLGIQAVNNPLPATGGADRENQDQVRERAPLTVRTLDRIVSLQDVEDFTRTFPGISKATAVSLWADQAPVIHVTIAGSDGAEIPPDAALHQMLVQAIARVRDPYQPPPVIASCERVWFELAATLLIDPRYLSDRVQATVQAQLQQTFSFANRDFGQPVTAAEAIALIQSIPGVMAVDLDFLHRVNAPKTLEQSLTASLARWHPATQQFTPAQILCLRRATLTIEFPTP; this is encoded by the coding sequence ATGAGTAATTCTCCGCAGCGTCCGCGCAATCCACCGGGGCTGGCTGCCCTTGTCTACCGGGTGAGTGATTACACCCAGGCAAAACAGCGAGCACTGGAGTCGCTGTATATTGCCATTCCCCCTGCAACTTCCACGCTGGCAGCCCTCCGCACCCGTGATGGGGATGATGCCACCATTGCCCTGATTGATGCCTGGGCGATGGTGATTGATGTGCTGACGTTCTATCAGGAACGGATTGCCAATGAGGGGTACTGGCGCACCGCAACAGAGCGGCGATCGCTCCTGGAACTGGCCCGGACGATCGGGTGTGAATTGCAACCGGGGGTGGCTGCCAGTACCTGGGTAATGTTCACCGTGGAGTCTACACCAACGGCACCAACCCAGGTAACGGTGCCCAAAGGAACCCAGATTGCCAGCGTACCGGGGGAGAATGAGCAATCCCAGACGTTTGAAACCAGCGAACCGTTGACCGCCCGGGTTGATTGGAATCTGCTGAAGCCCCGTCTTACCCGCCCGCAGACGCTGACCCCACAGACACAACAGGTATATTTGCAGGGCACAAACACCCAGTTACAGGTGGGTGATCGGGTGTTGCTCATCGACGAGCCTGGGCAGGGGGAGTTCCTGCCGGCCAAGGGGGAATTGCTGACCCTCACCGCGGTGGAGTTGCTGACAGCCAGCGAACAGACTCGAATTGCCTGGGAACCTCCCCTTGCTACGGTTCCGCGTCGCCCGCGCCTGTTTGCCTTTCGGCAGCAGGCGGCCCTGTTTGGTAACCTGGCACCCCGCTGGGAAACGTTGCCAGCGGAGACAAAACAGCGCTACAGCCCGGTGAAGGGGGGCAGCTTTCGGTTGACCGGACAGGCGTGGCGATCAGTGACGATTGGGTTGCCCTCCCTCGATGTGCGGTGTCTGGCGGTTAAGCCGCCGCATTTCCTGTTTGCTGGAACCCTGGGGGGTGGTGTGTTTCGCTCTCTGGATCGGGGGGAATCCTGGCAGGCGATGACAATTGGCTTATCGAATCTGGCGATCGAGACGCTCTATTGCAGTGAGCAGGGACAGGTGTTTGCGGGCACTCCCGGTGGCGGGGTATTTCGCTCCAGGGATAATGGCGAAACCTGGACTGCGATTAATTCCGGTACGGTGCGCGTGCAGGCAACGGGTCCAAATAGCTGGGAATCGGTGAATACGGCACTGCCCAATACGGTGGTACGGTGTTTGCTGGCATATACCGTTTTAGCATCGCTGGAGTTTTTGTTCGTCGGCACGGATGATGGGGTGTATCGTTCCCCTGACCAGGGCCAAAACTGGTATAGCAAAGGATTAGGCGCACGGGTGGTTCATGCCCTGCTCCAATCAGCTCCATTAGAGCAACCCGGTCAGGGAACTGTAAAATCTGTACCTAAAGAAACCGATAAAGCCCAGAGTTTAACAGGACTGCAAATCGAAGCCGCACCATTTGAGCCAGCTCTGAAGACTGGTCAGTTAATCCGGATTGACGGTACCGATTACATCATTACCACCATTGATCATCCACAAAACATTCTCACGATTTACCCACCCCTTGCAAAAGCCCTGGACCAGGCAACTTCATTTGAGCGGTTGCCCTCCTACTATCTCTATGCCGCGACCGATCAGGGCGTTTATCGCTCTGCCGATCATGGCAATCAATGGGCGTTATCCAGCCAGGCGTTCACTGCTCCCACGACCTGCCTTGCCCTCCTGCCCCAGACCGCTGACCTGTTTGCTGGAACTGCCAGTGATGGCGTGTATCGCTCTCGTGATGGAGGTGACTCCTGGGAGCGAAGATGGACTTCGACTGACCATCTTGGGATTACGGCACTGGCTGTTTACCCCCATGAAACCGACGGGACCCGGCTATATGCTGGCACCAGCAGCGGCAGGCTGTTTGTTTCCATTGATCGGGGAGAAATCTGGCAGGAGTGTGACATGGCACCGATCGCCACTGGCGTGCTGGCCATGGCGTCTTCTCCGGAGGACCTGTTTGTGGGCACCCGCTTCAGTGGATTTGCCAATACGGATTGGTCGCCATCCGGGCAGCCGGTAGACCCGACAACGGCGATCACCCCATCCCCACCCACTACCGCCCTCGATCTGAATGCCCTCTATCCGCAAATTTTGCCCGATAGCTGGATTGTGTTGCTGAATCATGGGTTGCCAAATCAGCCGCAGATGCAGCCTTTACAGGTGCAGACCGTGAATACCACCCTGGCGACGGGGTTTACTCTCGCAGCCCAGGTGACCCACCTCACGTTCCAGACTTCCTTTGATCCAAATCATTACCACCCCCAAACAACCATCGTCCTGGCGCAGAGCGAACCGCTCACCCTGGCGGCCACATCCCTCACCCTGGAGAGTCAGCAGGCTCAGATTGAGCGGGCGATCGCCACAATGGGTGCCAGAGCATTGAATCCTGCAATGCAGGCAGGATGTTTTCAAGACCCGATTGGCCGCAATTACATCTTTCTGGAGCAATTTGTGCAGGGATTACAACCGGGGCAGAAGTTGATTGTCAGTGGGCAACATCCCCGGCTGGAGATTCTCCAGGTAGGCGGGGTGTTTTGGCGGCAGACCCTGGGAGAAGCCTGGCAGCGTTACAATCAGGGATTGTCGAACCTGTCTGTGCTATCCCTGCTCACCACTCAGCAGGGAATTTTGGCTGGCACTACGAACGGATTGTTTCGGCAACAGTCCTCCACGCTGCCCTGGGAGGCGATCGCCGATACGCCTTCCGCCGATAAAGACATGCTGGCAGCTTGTCCTATTCGGGTGCTGCATCGGATGGCTTCAGGGGTGCTGCTGGCGGGTACGGAATCCGGGCTGTGGCGATCGCAGGATGGCGGCCTTACCTGGAAAGCGCTGAATCAATTCCTCCCGCCTGCTCCGGTGTTCGCCCTGACTTCTGCCCCCAATGCTGCTTCCAATGCTGCCCCTGATGGGGATCAGGCTTCAGAAATCCTCTACCTGGCTACCGCCCATACCATGTTTCGCTCTCTGGATCAGGGCGAGTCCTGGGTCGCCATTAACCGGAATCTGTTTGCTGCCCAGGTTCAATCTCTGGCAGTCAATACCCAGGGCCATTTGTTTGCTGGAACCCAACAGCATGGGGTGTTTCGCTCTCTGGATCAGGGCGATACCTGGACCCTGGTCGGCTACTCTGGCAAATCGGGGACGGGGGCGATCTCCAGTACCGGCAGGATTGTTGTGGGCACAGGCACGGTGTTTAGTGAAGAACTGCAACCCGGGAATCTATTAATTGCTCTGGGACAGACCCGCACCATTGTCGGACTGGATCCTGATCAACCCAATAGCTGTCTGACCATTGATGAACCCTTTGCCGCTCCAGGACTGCCAGCCGGTACACCCTTTATGCTCAGCACAGGTCTGACAAACCTGAATGTCACAGCACTGGCAACCTGTGCCCGTTCTGGTACGGGAAGCGTTTCCGTTACCGGAACCAGGGTGACGGGCAAAGAAACGGATTTTCTGCAAGAACTCCGGATTGGGGATGCCATCACCGTGGGTAATCAGTCCGGCGTCGTAATTGAGATTGCTTCGGGAACCCAGTGTACCCTGGCAACGGCCTTTGAGCGAGCCATCACCGATCAACCCTTTACCACGCCCATGGTCTTTGCTGGAACGGCAGGGGGTGGTGTGTTCCGCTCCTCCAACAACGGGGAACGCTGGCAGGCTATGAACCAGGGTCTGACGGATTTGACGGTCACCACGTTGATTGCCTATGAGCATCCAGGTCGTGCCAGTCTCTGGATAGCGGGGACCACGATCGCCGCCAGTTCCAGAATCCCGGTGCCTGTGGAAGCCCTGATGGGGGCGCTGATCACGGTCGCCCGGCAGACGCGCAGGGTCACCGCGATTCTGGATGAAGGGCTGTCAGAGATAACCTTTTCCATTAATGTGGCCTTTGATCTTCCTTCCCAACCCCGGTGGTCTCTACCCGGTTTCCCTTTCATGGCAGTTGGTTCCCAATTCATGGCAGAGGACACCGACTACACCGTACAGACCCTGATGGCTGGAACTGAGCGTGGCGGTATGTTTTATTCCCTCAATCAGGGTGAACGGTGGATTGCTGATAGCGCTGGACTGACCAACACCGCCATCCGGGCGATCGCCCCTCCCCAGCAAGCCGCCGATCCCTGTCTGGTTGGTGGAGTTGGCATTCTCCCCAGTCCTGACGGGCTGGAGTCTGTCTCCCTTGCCCCCGGCGATTCCCTGCAAGTGCTGGCTGCTCCCACTGTCCTGCCATCGCCAGTTGCCCTGCGCTGGCACCTGCGGAATGTAAACGGCTTTGAAGGCATCCTCACCAGCACAACCGCCGCCGATGTCACCCTGCACCCTGCCCTGGCAACCGATGAAGTGAATAGCGAGTTGGTGACACTCCTCACCCCTGTCAGCGATCAGCAAACCCCTGTTGCCCTGTTTCAGGACCCCTTGCAGGCATGTTACGACCCTGCCAGCGTTGGCGTTCACGCCAATGTGGTGGCAGCCACCCACGGAGAAACCATTGCCGGGGAACCAGAGGTCCTGGGTAGTGGTGACGGGACTCTGGCAAATCAGCGCTTTTTCCTCAAGAAACCACCCCTTACCTGCGTCAGTGCTGCAACGGCAACCGGCATCGCCAGCAGTTTAGAGGTGCGGGTCAACGATCTGCTCTGGAAATCGGTACCTGCCCTGTACGGGCTTCAGCCCACCGATCAAGTCTACCTGGTCCAGACTGACAATGAAGGGAACACCAGCATTACCTTTGGCGACGGCATCAACGGGGCACGTCTGCCCAGTGGGGTAGATAATGTGGTCGCAACTTACCGCAGCGGCATTGGGGTGGCCGGCAATCTGGCGGCAGGCAAAATCAGTCTTCTGAAAACCCGTCCCCTGGGTATTCAAGCCGTGAATAATCCCTTGCCGGCTACAGGGGGGGCAGATCGAGAAAACCAGGATCAGGTCCGTGAGCGTGCTCCCCTGACGGTGCGTACCCTGGATCGGATTGTTTCCCTGCAAGATGTTGAAGATTTCACCCGCACCTTTCCGGGCATTAGCAAAGCAACGGCTGTTTCCCTGTGGGCTGACCAGGCTCCCGTCATCCATGTCACGATCGCGGGCAGCGATGGTGCCGAAATTCCACCCGATGCCGCCCTGCATCAAATGCTCGTGCAGGCCATCGCCCGGGTGCGTGACCCCTACCAGCCACCACCCGTGATTGCCTCCTGTGAGCGCGTCTGGTTCGAGCTGGCAGCGACCCTGTTGATTGACCCCCGTTACCTGTCTGATCGCGTGCAAGCCACAGTGCAGGCCCAACTCCAGCAAACCTTTTCCTTCGCCAACCGTGACTTTGGGCAACCCGTCACGGCGGCTGAAGCGATCGCCCTGATCCAGTCCATCCCAGGGGTAATGGCTGTTGATTTAGACTTTCTGCATCGGGTCAATGCTCCTAAAACGCTAGAGCAGTCCCTCACGGCCAGCCTTGCCCGGTGGCACCCAGCTACCCAACAATTCACCCCCGCCCAGATCCTCTGCCTCCGCCGCGCCACCCTCACCATTGAGTTCCCCACCCCCTGA